One stretch of Desulfuromonadales bacterium DNA includes these proteins:
- the rpmB gene encoding 50S ribosomal protein L28 yields MARVCEICGKKPTTGNNVSHAHNKTRKVWYPNLQKIKALDKGTVRSIKVCTRCIRSGAVTKAL; encoded by the coding sequence ATGGCCAGAGTTTGTGAAATATGCGGAAAAAAACCGACGACCGGCAATAACGTCAGCCATGCTCATAACAAAACCCGGAAGGTCTGGTACCCCAACCTGCAGAAGATCAAAGCACTCGACAAGGGGACCGTTCGTTCCATCAAGGTCTGCACCCGCTGCATCCGCTCCGGGGCTGTCACCAAGGCACTCTGA